A section of the Carya illinoinensis cultivar Pawnee chromosome 12, C.illinoinensisPawnee_v1, whole genome shotgun sequence genome encodes:
- the LOC122290483 gene encoding probable pectate lyase 18, with product MAIPPLLFLITFLFSVLLPTLISSSPVQDPELVVKEVQRSINNASKARRNLGYLSCGTGNPIDDCWRCDPNWEKNRQRLADCAIGFGRNAIGGKNGRIYVVTDSSDEDAVNPKPGTLRYAVVQDEPLWIIFARDMVIKLKEELIMNSFKTIDGRGASVHIAGGPCITVQFVSNIIIHGLHIHDCKQGGNAMVRSSPRHYGWRTVSDGDGVSIFGGSHVWVDHCSLSNCDDGLIDAIHGSTAITISNNYMTHHDKVMLLGHSDSYTQDKGMQVTIAFNHFGEGLVQRMPRCRLGYFHVVNNDYTHWEMYAIGGSASPTINSQGNRFAAPDDRFSKEVTKHEDAPEGEWKHWNWRSEGDLLLNGAYFTASGAGASSSYAKASSLGARPSALVGTITTSAGALNCRKGSHC from the exons ATGGCAATCCCTCCTCTGCTCTTTCTCATCACCTTCCTCTTCTCTGTCCTGCTCCCAACCCTCATTTCCTCCTCCCCAGTTCAGGATCCTGAGCTAGTAGTAAAAGAAGTACAAAG GAGCATCAACAACGCGTCCAAGGCTAGGAGGAACTTGGGTTATCTTTCTTGCGGGACAGGCAACCCAATCGACGATTGCTGGCGGTGTGACCCCAATTGGGAGAAGAACCGCCAGAGGCTGGCTGATTGTGCTATTGGGTTTGGCAGAAACGCCATTGGAGGAAAAAATGGCAGGATTTACGTGGTCACAGACAGCAGCGATGAAGATGCAGTGAACCCAAAGCCGGGGACTCTGAGATATGCTGTGGTTCAAGATGAGCCATTGTGGATTATCTTTGCACGAGATATGGTGATAAAGTTGAAGGAAGAGCTGATTATGAATTCGTTTAAGACCATTGATGGGAGGGGAGCAAGTGTGCACATTGCTGGGGGTCCATGCATCACTGTTCAGTTTGTGAGTAATATTATCATTCATGGGTTACACATACATGACTGTAAGCAAGGGGGAAATGCAATGGTGAGGAGCTCCCCACGGCACTATGGGTGGAGGACAGTATCAGACGGTGATGGGGTGTCCATCTTTGGTGGGAGCCACGTATGGGTGGACCATTGTTCACTGTCAAACTGTGATGATGGGTTGATTGATGCAATTCATGGTTCCACAGCCATTACAATCTCAAACAATTACATGACACACCATGACAAGGTGATGTTGTTGGGTCACAGCGATTCCTACACTCAGGACAAGGGCATGCAGGTGACCATCGCCTTCAATCACTTTGGGGAAGGGCTTGTCCAAAGAATgccaag ATGTAGGCTAGGGTACTTCCATGTGGTGAACAATGACTACACTCATTGGGAAATGTATGCCATTGGAGGGAGTGCTTCCCCTACCATTAATAGCCAAGGGAACAGATTTGCTGCACCAGATGACAGATTCAGCAAAGAG GTGACCAAACATGAGGATGCTCCAGAAGGTGAATGGAAGCACTGGAATTGGAGGTCTGAAGGAGACCTATTGCTGAATGGTGCATATTTTACAGCATCAGGTGCTGGGGCTTCATCAAGCTATGCCAAGGCTTCGAGCTTAGGAGCAAGACCGTCTGCTCTTGTCGGCACAATTACAACGAGTGCAGGTGCACTAAATTGCAGGAAGGGTTCTCATTGCTGA